One part of the Algibacter sp. L1A34 genome encodes these proteins:
- the wecB gene encoding non-hydrolyzing UDP-N-acetylglucosamine 2-epimerase — MNDNKNVLICIGTRPEAIKMAPVYFKFLKSGYNTKLCVTAQHRDLLDQVLDFFKMKPDFDLDLMTPNQTLNKLSSRILEDIDKIFSENKIDLVLVHGDTTTSSIIALAAFNRKIKIAHVEAGLRTYNKWSPFPEEMNRQLTGRLADFHFAPGRSAGQNLLKEGVISNTIIVTGNTVIDALKMTGDILDQGFNTPVIENLKEAINFDKKIILVTGHRRENFGEGFESICNALVEISKDNTVEIVFPVHLNPNVQEVVYKRLSNVSNVHLVAPLDYPTFIWLMKKAHLIISDSGGVQEEAPTFGVPVLVTRSVTERQEGVDSGCSFLVGTDQDLIVSKAQQILSKIKQTNSAVNPYGDGDASQKIVDFFKNASW; from the coding sequence ATGAACGACAATAAAAATGTTTTAATTTGTATAGGAACAAGACCTGAAGCTATAAAAATGGCTCCAGTATATTTTAAGTTTTTAAAATCAGGTTATAATACAAAACTTTGCGTGACAGCGCAACATCGAGATTTATTGGATCAAGTATTGGATTTTTTCAAAATGAAACCAGATTTTGATTTAGACTTAATGACGCCAAATCAGACGTTAAATAAGTTAAGTTCAAGAATTTTAGAGGATATTGATAAAATATTTAGTGAAAACAAAATAGATCTTGTTTTAGTACACGGAGATACTACAACTTCTAGCATCATTGCTTTGGCAGCTTTTAATAGAAAAATCAAGATAGCACATGTTGAAGCAGGATTGAGAACATATAATAAGTGGTCTCCTTTTCCTGAAGAAATGAATAGACAATTAACCGGTAGATTAGCAGATTTTCATTTTGCGCCAGGGAGAAGTGCTGGTCAAAACCTTTTAAAAGAAGGAGTGATTTCAAATACAATAATAGTTACGGGTAATACTGTTATTGATGCTTTAAAAATGACTGGTGATATCTTAGATCAAGGATTTAATACACCGGTTATTGAAAATTTAAAAGAAGCTATCAATTTTGATAAAAAAATAATTTTAGTAACGGGACATAGAAGAGAAAATTTTGGAGAAGGTTTCGAATCTATTTGTAATGCCTTAGTAGAAATATCTAAGGATAATACGGTAGAGATTGTTTTTCCAGTGCACCTTAATCCTAACGTGCAAGAAGTGGTTTATAAAAGACTATCTAATGTATCAAATGTGCATTTAGTAGCACCATTAGATTATCCAACATTTATTTGGTTAATGAAAAAAGCACACTTAATAATTTCAGACTCTGGAGGTGTTCAAGAAGAGGCGCCAACTTTTGGAGTCCCTGTTTTAGTGACTAGGTCGGTTACGGAAAGACAAGAAGGGGTGGATTCCGGTTGTTCGTTTTTAGTAGGAACTGATCAAGATCTTATTGTTAGTAAAGCTCAACAAATTTTATCTAAAATAAAACAGACAAATTCTGCTGTCAATCCTTATGGAGATGGAGATGCTTCTCAAAAAATTGTTGATTTTTTTAAAAACGCGTCATGGTAG
- a CDS encoding ABC transporter permease: protein MENNDWLYTISPKKKIIDLNLKEIWSYRDLLFLFVKRDIITVYKQTILGPLWFFIQPLFTSVIFTLIFNNLAAIPTGEGVPPFLFNLAGITSWNYFSACLTGTSNTFKANQGIFGKVYFPRVITPLSVVFSNLLKFSIQLLVLLVFYIYYVYFTNQGVTASPQLAIVLLPLLIVFMGLFGLGFGMILSSLTTKYRDLTFLVSFGVQLLMYGSAVMYPLSYFKARLPEYAWLVECNPMTTIIELFRYMTLGVGAFSIINFIYAGSISVIVFLLGLIIFNKTEKTFIDTV, encoded by the coding sequence TAACGACTGGCTTTATACAATTTCACCTAAGAAGAAAATAATAGATCTAAATCTTAAAGAAATTTGGAGCTATCGTGATTTGTTGTTTTTATTTGTCAAGCGTGATATTATAACGGTTTATAAACAAACCATATTAGGGCCTTTGTGGTTTTTTATTCAGCCCTTGTTTACGTCTGTAATTTTCACCCTAATATTTAACAATTTAGCAGCTATTCCAACAGGAGAAGGCGTGCCTCCATTTTTATTCAATTTGGCAGGAATAACGTCTTGGAACTATTTTAGTGCGTGTTTAACAGGTACTAGTAATACGTTTAAAGCCAATCAAGGCATTTTTGGTAAAGTCTACTTTCCTAGAGTGATTACCCCATTATCTGTGGTGTTTTCAAATTTATTAAAGTTTAGTATTCAGTTATTGGTATTACTAGTGTTTTATATCTATTATGTGTATTTTACAAATCAAGGTGTAACTGCTTCACCACAATTAGCAATAGTGTTACTTCCTTTATTAATAGTATTTATGGGCTTGTTTGGTTTAGGTTTTGGAATGATTTTATCATCATTGACTACCAAGTATCGTGACTTAACTTTCTTGGTTAGTTTTGGTGTACAGTTATTGATGTACGGCTCGGCAGTAATGTATCCATTATCTTATTTTAAAGCGCGATTACCTGAGTATGCTTGGTTAGTAGAATGTAATCCTATGACTACTATTATAGAGTTGTTTAGATATATGACTTTAGGTGTTGGAGCATTTTCAATAATTAATTTTATATACGCTGGAAGTATTAGTGTAATCGTATTTTTATTGGGATTAATAATTTTTAATAAAACTGAAAAAACGTTTATTGATACGGTTTAG